The genomic window GGTCTTTCACCAAAGACATGAGCTCAGAATTACATTTCAAGCTTCACATCACAAAAAATGTGTTAGTGCAAATATTGCATTGgtttcattatttcacaaagaaagacaagaagtCTAACTCAACACCACAAATTAAGTATTTCAAAATAGGGATTGATGTGGTTGCAACCTTGATCACCAGCTTGGATCTTACTTTAAAAAAGACCTACATTGAAAGTGTACAAGCCCATGATTTACCATTAAGAGAAATGGACAGGCACTTTTCCTTAGACAAATGGCTGTGGCCTCGAtgaccaaacagacagagagaaaaagaagcacTGAAAGAATGACTTGAGCTCCTTaaactcttctctgtttccattGAGGGAGGAGTGATGGAGAACGAAGCATGATGAAACTGTGGGTGCTAATGTGGCCTCAAGGGCATGATGGTCAGCTACACTCCACTGACAAACAGTTTGACACGCCTGTGTCCCCCACCAACACAACCTCGGCCTGTATTGATTGTCCTGAAATTTGAGCCGTCATCTGTGACTGCTGAGCCTTTAGTGAAAGCTCCATTAATCTGGAGATACTGGTATCGCTCTGCCTCTTATGTTTGTCTGCCTACAAAGAGAACACCTTGACAGTGAGGCGTGCAAACATTCCTCAGAAATAAATAGTTGGGACCAGTGGGACCAGTATGTGGTTGTGCATATATAGATTGAGGAGGACACAATATTGACCACTGTCTGTTCAGAAGTGACTGACATTGTTATAAGTGTAAGGCTTaactttttcctctcctctcctctcctctcctctcctctcctctctctctctctctctctctctctctctctctactgtcttACACAAAATCTTACACAAAATCCAGCTAAGCATATTGAaatgctctctcctctcctctcctctcctctcctctcctctcctctcctctcctctccccccccctttctctctctctctctccccctctctctctctctctctctctctctctctctctctctctccccctctctctactgTCTTACACAAAATCCAGCTAAGCATACCGAAATGCTTAAACATTAAACTTTTTACACTTTGAGAGACTATATTTCACGAGACTCATTGTCCTTTAACTATCCCAAAATCTACAATAAATATAATACCAAGGTAATATATTAAGGACCTACTTCATACTTCATCACATCAATACACATGCATCCTGACAAATGCAATGCAACTGacagtgtgtaaatatgttttcatgCTAAAAATGTTTGCTGAACAATTGATACCATTCATTCTCAGCTTTTCCATCCCATCTTGAAATAATCTGCTGATTTTTTTACTCATAGTCAAAGCATGGGGAAGCAAAAATCCTTGAAAGAGCAACAGCTGTTTCAGTTTCTGCAGTAGTGAAACTGCAGTAGCCTATTTTGAAGAAGCAGATGTACTTGAAATGATTTATTCACTGCCAAAAATGGGGATTTTAAGACTTTCCTGCAGGCAGTAGCACTTTCTGTGGGTTCATAGGTTTCTTAAGCACGTCAGCAGCTCATTCCCATTTAGATAATTCGGTGTGGATCTGTGTCAACACTTACCATGCGCTGAGGCCCTAGGTCATCCTTAGAAAATATCAGATGGCCAACCTTTTGAAAATGTTGTAAAGTTTTAGAATGGTGATACATGACACTTTCTTTACATATGTTGTGTCATGGATGGCTACAACTACAggatatattacattatatgtTATCTCTTGGAGTAAAAAACTGCGCAAACACTGAGCAAGATATATTTTTTCTTGACAAAGAAGATTATTactgtgctttttttgtgtAAGCAGTCACAGTGTGATTAAGTGTTATTAAAACTGAATCAAATCTATATTGGAATCTGTATAATTACCAAGATATCTCAGTGGACAAATGCAgaacataacacacagacaagacttTTTGGTCCATAgttgtgtaatttttttgtgCCCCAGTGCATTCcagatcattaaaataaaatcttttccATGCTGTGCTCTGCACGGCCTCTATTTCTGCACTTCAGTTTGGAAAAAATCGAATTGCCCAGGCACAAGATGAATGCCCCATTGTGCTGGGAGCCGTATGTTAGACCCAAGCTGTTAGCTGGAGGAAGAGCACTGATTTGATTCAAGAGAGAGCCCTCTTTCCACGGCTTGTTACACAAACCAATAAAGTCTTCTCTGAGACATCAGCTTACTGTAAGACCGCTTCACACTTCGAGTGGCAAATAATGATTGCAGTGATTAAATTTTATGGTCCTAACTGAACAGGAAATCCTTATTAATATTGTCTTGTGTGAATAATACTTTGAAAGGTGAGTGTGGAAGGTCAGGCATCACCATTTTGAAGTGGTCAAAGATGTAAAGCATTAATAATAACCAAAGTATAACCACGTAAAAGGAGGATTCACTTCAGACACGTTACAGATTCTGAGCATATACACATCACTCTCCTCTCCAGACATCTTCATTAATGTCTGCACTCTCCCTGAACTTTGCTTTTAGTGTAACCCACTGTCTTTGAGTTGCAAGAGAGTAAAACACAAGCTGTAGAACCACAGTAAATTGTCAGCTTTGATTTGGCCTTAGCCATTCATCATTTGGTCTCTAGTGACCTGTTTGTTCTCTAAGCATCAGGACAGAGCGTTACTTCAATCTCTTATTCTCTTCTAATACGATCAATGTTCACTGGCTCAAAGCATATAGACACAAGGTCAGATCTTTTTTCAGTTAACCTTTTCAAAGGTCGACAGTCTATCACCATGTGGTTATCCCTTAGAGGACTGGTTTACTTTGTGTACTGGAACAAAAGCACATGCAATTTTAATCATGTAGATGAAATTATGATCAAAATGCTTAACTATGCTGTTAACAGTTCATAATGGTGTCACCGGTATCTCACAATCAGACTACTGTTTTTAGAGGTATCATTACATGCTGGACGTCACACTTCTTTTGCAGCCTCAAGGTAACTTGTTATGTTTAATAACTATGCAGTGTTTAGTTAGTTATGCTAAAAAATAAGAACTAAGCACAAGCTCTTAGTTTAACAGTTAAAGCAATTCTCAACTTAAGCGGATTTCTGCCATCCCTCAAATGTGGAATTCAGCAGCTTTGTTGCAATTTTATGATTTTGATGACACAACATAATGCATTATAGAACTCTTTAAATATACTCAGATAATTATGGAAAGACACAATGAATTCTAACTACATTCAAAGTGAGACCTTGATAAAGTAAATTTGTAAATAAACCCTGTAGCTTTCAGGACCATACCTaacaagtacaaaaaaaaaaaaaaaatcaaacgtgTATGACTGTGAAACTAAAGTCATAATGGTGAATTCAGCTGACAGATGCCCCATTCCTCACTTTCAATGAAAATGATAGCTGTGCACCTTCAATATAGCCACACATTTAGTCATATTCCAGATGCGGGCCATGCTCTTGTTTCTCCGAGGAAACGACTGGAAGTCGTCAAGAGCTACATCGCAGTTTATCTAGTGACAGTTGTTCAAGGCATCCTGTCAACTTCCAACACAGCTCATCATTAATGCCTAAATGATTAAGCAGCCATGAAACAAATACATAATTCATCAAAAGGCATTCAAAAAAGACTCCATATACGGATCTCATCTCTGAGTCAGAAACAAGACAATCCTGCATCTCCTTTGTGttctcaaataaacaaacaaaccggtATCCCTGACAGGCAACTGCAACATAGTGTGTATGTTCAAATGAGGATGACTATGTGAGCACAATGATGTGCTCCTTCTACAAAAATTTCAGTGAGCTGTAAGAAGTCCATTTTACAGGAGTACATTCAGTTGTAGTGGGATACTCTTACAAAACCCATTTATGAGAAAACCAAAATGGGTTTTTTCCTAAGATTATGATGATTAATGTCACACACAGTAATTTAAGCTAAAACTTTGTAGTTTTACAATGTAGTATCCATTGCCTGCTGATGTTCTCTCATCTATACTGATCAGATTACATTGTAGTGGTTTTGGCTGAACATGAATCCCAGCTTTATCAGTTTAATTGATGTTTGCTTTCTcttagtgcatgtgtgtacagtaaacTGTAGAACTGTTTCGCAGAACTAATGCAGAGTCCTGATTTAATTCCCAGAGGCATATAGGGGTCTTCCACTAAGGTCTACAGGCCTCTGTGCAGCGATAGTAGCTATGATCctttgtgctcttgtttatCATTTGTGTGATTAAACCACTGAAGGGCTTTTTGGATAGGATTTTTTCCTCTCAATGGAAATACAGATATGGCTGTTATTCTAATGTGTGCACTGAGTATTATTAAACAGTAGCTTTTAATAGTGGTTTATAAATCATACTGTAAATTCTAAGGCAAAACATGAATAGGTATATATAGAACCTTATGTAATTACTAAAATGAAgatattttatcattattatgatgATACAGATGAAGTAgtgaatattattttaaaaattgtgttttaaaatcaaggccattgaaaatgaaatccCAAATCATTAAATGACTACACATACATTATTAAAGATTTGATCATGTCTACATTTAAAGGAATAAACAAGTggtgttaattaaaaaaaacaaacaaaccaaaaaaaacaatctttttaaaacagaataCTTGACAAATTCCTACAACTGTTGAAAAGACAATGTGTAAACAAAATATGTCCATGTTTCTAAGCCTAACCGGTTTCAAGTGCGGTTAGTCCTCTCCAAGTACCGCCTCACTCAATTCCTTTAGAGTCATTTTCATATTGGGATTTTTGGACCTAATGGACTGTAAAGGCATTTGCAATGGCAAAGAACTAATTTCCTCTTTAATAACCTGAATGATGTTTACCCAACAAATCAAATGTGCAAAGACTGGGAGCAGTATGATTAGAGAACAATTTGTTGGAATCAAGGTCATATCAAATAGACAGCATTTTAAGTACCATGAAAATTACTAGAGCAATTCCAGCATCACATCTTACTCCTTTGCATCACAATTCCGAAATTGTCAAATAAAATTATGATTTTCAAGCCTATTCACCAAGACCAGACCCCATTATTTCCATCTCCTAATCTGATTCAGATTTCATTTCCGTTTGATGGGGGTGGATGTCCTGGTCCAGCTGGACAGTATAAGGAGCTTCAAGGGATCAATAATGACACCTGATTCTAGTCAAAGCTCCAGAGAAGTCTAAAGGATGTCAGAGTGATTCAGCATCGTAGCTTCAGCAGCAGCCTGCTCTATCTGGGCCCCAACACAAATCAAAAGCAAGTAGAAGGAAGCAGTCAATGTTATGAATAAACATGAACTTGCCTGAGAGCATAGCTGAAGTGGACCAGGATGGCTTGGGGACAAGCCCCCAGCAGCATGCATTTGATATCAGCTCATTGATTCACTCTAAAATCCTAACGCCCTTCAAAACACATGACATATCTACTGCTTTATGGTACATCTCTGCCCCAGTGTGAAAGTGCTGCAAGGCAATGGGAACACTGTCATTTCTGAAACAGTTCctcaaacaaataaagagtattttttcctgttctctgcTTTAATGCGCAGAGCAATCACATACATACTGCAGCATGCATTTGGAGtatcaaacacaaaaatatgcatTGCGAAGATGGATTGCGGTAAATCTAATGGGAATGAAGAGTATGTCTTTCCCCAAGCATCACACGTATAAACTGTAtgcacgaatacacacacacacacacacacacacacacacacaaatgctcagaCACGCACAAATGCTCATCTGCTGGTAATCCCCGAATGGAAAGTGTTTAAACTCCAAAcattctcagagaaaaaaaacattaaaagctCCTGTCATTTCCATAGAGGTGAAACATTtgctcctgtgtctctgtcaaaaTAAACGTAGGTGCACAAGTGCATTTACACCAGTAAAATAGCATTGTTTGCTCTCATTCAGCATAACCCAATTAAGtacattatttatttctcaGTCATTGCATGACGTCTTCATCCCCAGCCTTTGTGCGATAAGAAGACAAGTGTTCTGTTAGGGAACCTCATTGATGTGCAGGGCATGCAACAGCTTCTCCATTTTCAGCCACATCAGGAAACAGCTACACAGTGGCTCATTGTATCCAAGCAAAGAAAATCACTCTATTCGGAACTGGATGAAAAACACCAACTGCAGTGGCCATTGCTCTCTTAATTCCCACAGGGGAAATATTTGCCTTCCGttgcacacaaacatttcatatgTATGGCAAAGATgtttcacaaaaacatgaattatgaatggctgatatatatatatatatatatatatatatatatatatatatatatacacacacacagttaaataaaaatcaatttgtTTGATTCCTTTTGATGACACAAAAGTTTCCTTTTCCTCTTACTGTTTTTTCAACTATGAAAAATTCTTGTATAAGTGCTGAAACCACTACCAAACCTCTGTAACCACTTGGCATCACGGACAGCAACCCTCGCTTCATAATTCAAGAACAGATTGAAACACATAAGTcatttattgttcattttttcatgaaAGGTAGAGTCATGGATCACTCCAGCTGCTTGAAATATTAGCTCCCCAGTTAATGTCTCAGAGTTCTGTTGCAATCATAGATTAGTCAACAACCAAGGTATTAAGCCCCCAATTGAAACGTAGTACGTTTATCAACTTACTTGGATTGCAGCGTCTCAGTTAGTGCATAAGAACATACATCAAAGAGACTACCAGAATGTTAGCAAAAGTCATTAGGAAGCTGTGTTATTATTCAAAATATCACAATATATTTTCATCCTGTCTCGCATGACATATGGATGTTGCAAAATAAGTGGTAGCCACATAACCTTGTAAAACAAATCCATCTACTTGTCAGAAGTGTCTTTGATATACATATTTAGACATTAGcagtgacagaggcagaggaaaagagaataCTCTATCAAGCCTTTCAAAATCCcctgcaaatacacacacacacacacacacacacaaatgcacaggtGCCAGGTTgattggggaggggggacaACACTCTAATAATATTCTTATAAAAATCCGACTTCACAAAGTGCATCAGTGAAAATTAAATTCTGCTATCTAGGCACACTGCAGAGCGCACAAAACTTACGCTGAGAAGTTAAGTAAACTGAAATGCAATCAACTCTTCTAAAAATGCAAATTGaagaaaaaacatacatttctacTCATGATTAGAGTAACTTTCGTTTTCCTTTAATGCAATGGACAAATACCTCTATTTTACATATAGAATCTTAAAATACAGCACTTATAAAAATCTCAATTAGCAGAGAGCAAAGATAAAATATTTCGAGTGCAAAGGCACTTCTGGAGTCAGTGGATCGCAAAGTGGACGTAACAGTAATTGTGTATCCACTCACCATAAAATATTATGTACAGGAATGTCACTTCATTGATTCGATTCTATTCCTTTGAAAAGGACGAACCTTttccttgagaaaaaaaaatgttccatttaaaaaaagcactACGTCGTATTGTACATATTCTTGAGACAACTGCTACAGTCTGTATGTTTCAAGTACAGGAAATAATTTAAACCGTTGAAGAAATAATATATCACTTTCAAATTGCGGATACGTATCACTCATTTTACAGCTTCTAAAAGAAAAAGGCTTAGGATGCTTTGTCGGAGTTGCTTATGTGGTCAAATACATAGACGATACATGTTGATAAGAGTGTGTCAAGATAATCGAGAATCATCTTACAATTGACTTATTGCAGTTTGTTTCTCCAGAACTTCGAGGTAGTCTGGCTCTGATTTAAGCTTGCTTGGGAGTAAGGGATGTTCATTCTTTGACTGTTCAGTATAATATTTTCTTGGGGTCCCATAGagaacagttttatttaatCTATCCTGGTTGTGCCGTCGAGTGGTCTCATATGGAGGAATGAATGGCCTTTTAGGTAAAGTGCAAAAGTTGTAGTTTAGCGGTCCAGCGGCTGGcaactctttcactctctctgcaaTGTTCTGATACAGAAGCTCGGGCTCTCGGCCACCGCAGGGCTGTTTGTCAATGAACTCAACTGTGCTTATTGTGAATGCGGGGCTACGTGACAGCTCTTCCTTTTTGGTGTCGAGCGTGCTGAAACTGAGCTCTTTCAAGTTCCTGTAATATGCCACCTGATCGCTCTCCTTCTGCATGTAGATGGGGTTTTGACACATTTGACCCACTGGTGGGGGAATGTAATTGTACACGTGACTTTCCGTTTTTTCCGCGCACGGTTCTGTATTGTAAGAGCCATACTGTACTTGGAAAGAGTTCATGTCCAAATTATTGGCTCCAGAAGGAACACTCTCCACTCCTTTGCGTCGTTTGAGGACGAACACGAACAATCCTGCCCcgaagcacacagagagaataaacaCAACGAGCAGACCCAAGATTAGAACAGACAAGGGCACTTCTGGGTGCATTTCTGGAACTCTGTCCGTAGAGGTTATGGCAGAAACAGGGGTGGGCTCAGTGCTAGAGCTTGAGCTGGTAGGTGCCTTGGTTACTTGTATCTCATTGTTTTCCGGACAAATCGCATCATTGCGCAGGGACCGGAGAAGCCGCCCAGCATGTTTGGAGGGAGAATCGCATGTGATCTCGTTCACCACCACGCTAGTGCTGGACAGTTCCATCCAGTTTTTCAGCGCTACAATATCACACGTGCAGTCCCACGGATTCTCCTGTAGGTCAATCTGAATAAAGGCAGAGAGCTGATCCAGCACTCCTCGCACTGGCAAATGCGAAAAGTGATTATTTCTCAGATTGAGCCTGGTCAGCATGGTGCCCCCAAACACATTATCGGGCAGAGACCTTAAAAGGTTATTGTTTAAGAATAACAACTGTAGATTATGTAATGAGTTGAAAGTGTGGGGTAAAATGTCTTTAATTATGTTATATTCCAAGTAGAGGTACTGCAAATTCTGCAGGCCAGCAAACAGGGACTGAGACAAACTTTCAATGTAATTGCCATTGAGGTAAAGTCTTCTTAAACTAGTTAGATTCTCGAAAGCCCCGTCCTGAATAATTGCTATCCTATTATTCCCTAGGTGGAGAAGTTCGAGGGTACTATATTCTGCAAAGTCTGTCCTGTATATGATTTGTAAGTAATTGCCTGTTAAATGCAACTTCTTTGGATAGGAAGGCTTAGGCTGCAGTTCGGATATATTATGCAGTTTCCGCTCCTGACAATTGATATTCAGCCCACTATCTGGGTTCTgcgatgtgcacacacagatacttgGACAGGTCATTGGTACAGGAGACCTCGTCTGGTAAACCATAATGGGTCCGAACACATGTCTGTCTTTACTAGACGTAACCCGTGGTGTTGGACGGTTTCTTATTTTGGGAGGGCGGGATGCTTTGGGCACTCTCGTTGGCGTGACCCGTGCGCGTAATGTCGGAGAGGGACCGTGGAATTGCGAATCGGACGGGGGCTGCATTGCGCGATGACCTGTGTCGCCAGCATTCCGTCTGGGACAAAGGTCTTGCTTTATCAGTTGTGTGACGTCTTTCCCGTGCAGCCTAAAGGGAGTCTCGCAAACAATATCTCCCACGAAGACGGAGATGGTATCCAGCCAGGATTTTAATGGTATCAGATCACACGTACAATTCCATGGGTTTTCTTCTAGCTGAATCTCCATAATTCCACCAATGTGCTCTAAAACCCCCGCAAAAGGCAACATCTTTAACCGATTTCCTCTCAAATCCAAGTGCGTCAGCATTACGAAGCGAAAAATATTGTTTGGTAAAGACAGTAAAAGGTTGTCATTCAGTATTAGCACTTTGAGCTTATTCAGTTTATTGAATGCACCTGCCTCTATGGCACTAATATAATTATAGTCAGCTTGTAAATATTCCAGACTTTCTAAACCTGAGAACGTCTCTTCCTTTATAATCTCCAAGTTATTATTGTTGAGATGAAGGCGTTTTAAGTTTTTTAACCCATTGAATGCCCCCGTTTTAATTTCCTGTAACCCATTGTTACCCAAATGGAGAGATGTGACATTGCCATAATTGATGAATTCGTTGGGATTTAGCTTCGTCAGAAAGTTTCCGTTCAAAAAGAGCTGGCTGATCTTGTTTTGTGGTGACTGGAATTGACTAACCGTTGTAAATCCCTTGTTTTCACAgttaatgttcagtgtgttttctttttcctcgcAAGAGCATCGGTTCTTGCAAATGTCCTTAGAAGTTTTTCGGCTTTCTGTCTTGGACGAGAAGCTGGTCACCGTTAAAACACTCAGCAACAAAATGTTGttcagcatttttaaaacagtaacGTTGAAAGCCCCAGCAACGCTGTGTATGCCGAAAATCTGTAGCTCTTTGTGTACtatacatgcaaaaaaaaaaaaaaaaagagaaaagaaaaaaagaaaaagaaaaaagaaacgaaaaaggGGGGACAAAGGGAAAAAGCCCACAAAGTCAAAATATAACGCACTGACACGCACGGCTCTCCATTGACCTTCTTTATATTCCAAGAGGCTAAATAGATAAGACATCCATCAGCGAACACATTCTGCTCGGTGCTGAGCCCGAAACATCGTCGTTTAAGATGGCAACATATACCTCTGCAAACAAAACTACAATCCAGGAGTTAAAACTGTCCATTCATGCAGTTGTTTCAAGCATATCCGTAGCAGCACAATCAGAAGCATCGAGGTACTCACTGAACGATAGATATTGAACAGCCTGTTCCTACCGTGGATCGAATGAATTTCATCCTGCTTTGAATGACAAAAAACTTCAAGTAACATGAGACCAATACTTTTAATCGGAAAACGCGTAACCCATCGAATCTAAGACAGAAATAACTCAGAGCAGTACACAGTCTGGATTGAGGTCTAATGCAGTCTCTGCGCTTGCTCACTCATTCAAACTGAGACTATGTGCTTGTGCTCAGTTAGAATTTCGGGTTTGCGTCCTCCCACACTGGAATTCCGACGTCATCAGAGCTACGGAGCCAACATATACGTTGAATGTAGTGGTAAAACAgcaatttcttcttcttcttcttcttcttcttcttcttctgcttcttcttcttcttcttcttcatggTTATGATCTTTGTGTTTCATAGCTatatttttactctgtgttaatTATGTTTTAACAAAATCTTCTGATCAGgatcaaatgaaatgttgaaaCATCCAGAAAACGTTTTCCTATTGCATTTTACATTAAAGTCCAAATTCCACCGAATTTTGGTTGAGGATAATCGGAAACATCGGCCATGTTTCTTCCGGAAACCACCACTAGGAGGTGGGATTTGCCTCTCtaaaataatggaaataaacGTTCGATTTCTTCTGCGTTGCATCCTGCGAAAACGTGTATTTACACGATAGCTCTGTGAGATTAGAGATTTCCCGACGCATCCGATCTGAgctaaagagaaagacagaaagagagcatagaaaacataaaatattcaaatattcaaatattccaCGACTGTCATTACTGCATTGAACTTgagcataataataataataataataataataataataataataataataataataataaatgtgtcACTGATCTTTTTAAAGATCAGTTTAATGTCCTTTAATGAAATATCAAGAAGGATCAGATGTCTACAACAGGGTGCATACCAGTGGTTCCTGTAATGCCCAATTATTTTACAGCATCATTGAATTGAAAACATCAGAGCAATAGCCGGAGTCTATTCTACACCCATACTATACCGAGTCTGCATCCCAAAGTC from Chanos chanos chromosome 2, fChaCha1.1, whole genome shotgun sequence includes these protein-coding regions:
- the slitrk2 gene encoding SLIT and NTRK-like protein 2, with the protein product MLNNILLLSVLTVTSFSSKTESRKTSKDICKNRCSCEEKENTLNINCENKGFTTVSQFQSPQNKISQLFLNGNFLTKLNPNEFINYGNVTSLHLGNNGLQEIKTGAFNGLKNLKRLHLNNNNLEIIKEETFSGLESLEYLQADYNYISAIEAGAFNKLNKLKVLILNDNLLLSLPNNIFRFVMLTHLDLRGNRLKMLPFAGVLEHIGGIMEIQLEENPWNCTCDLIPLKSWLDTISVFVGDIVCETPFRLHGKDVTQLIKQDLCPRRNAGDTGHRAMQPPSDSQFHGPSPTLRARVTPTRVPKASRPPKIRNRPTPRVTSSKDRHVFGPIMVYQTRSPVPMTCPSICVCTSQNPDSGLNINCQERKLHNISELQPKPSYPKKLHLTGNYLQIIYRTDFAEYSTLELLHLGNNRIAIIQDGAFENLTSLRRLYLNGNYIESLSQSLFAGLQNLQYLYLEYNIIKDILPHTFNSLHNLQLLFLNNNLLRSLPDNVFGGTMLTRLNLRNNHFSHLPVRGVLDQLSAFIQIDLQENPWDCTCDIVALKNWMELSSTSVVVNEITCDSPSKHAGRLLRSLRNDAICPENNEIQVTKAPTSSSSSTEPTPVSAITSTDRVPEMHPEVPLSVLILGLLVVFILSVCFGAGLFVFVLKRRKGVESVPSGANNLDMNSFQVQYGSYNTEPCAEKTESHVYNYIPPPVGQMCQNPIYMQKESDQVAYYRNLKELSFSTLDTKKEELSRSPAFTISTVEFIDKQPCGGREPELLYQNIAERVKELPAAGPLNYNFCTLPKRPFIPPYETTRRHNQDRLNKTVLYGTPRKYYTEQSKNEHPLLPSKLKSEPDYLEVLEKQTAISQL